The Bombus fervidus isolate BK054 chromosome 1, iyBomFerv1, whole genome shotgun sequence genome includes a window with the following:
- the LOC139990997 gene encoding uncharacterized protein has product MLETGRRTVINTSQLGLYSDHGDRYYRSRYSSITRKFVIGVMVVVAVALVGIFLYDFTSASSVNSKLNQETKHMYILQNALKKPSNFTKKLFNSTVPPEMNRTSSIYIQDRLDNDGNLFLYDETTDQKVADAEFKSQNLNNFKLRKRVLKSVENKVDESAEGKQLFDNHAIVYRVRQRHKYPELEEDGSSEENRPLPFHWELKTPQPTAFKRPRYPQLTQYRYPYASRNIQDIIKYLTNDADLSNRGIKFTGVYVNPKKYDLYPGAGEMMSNSDRSEEDESQPYPLNEDPFYQYKPKHPADVNLLATSNVRFSPTGLHRYNYDAYGRPSNYYKPTSIESMYENPASYPSNYGKKRKPQPFSVMLDIYPITDITEQNKKTNRPKQVPVDDYELRRPIQYNRGPKFHSPLPQSLTGMSTHNQAMTDEEERQQMIFHLNLYPRKKSKMSRYDIIHRSESMAPEDRQQFVDKVWSPLETIAKHLAVEQSKFMDQDNERSNLAATRYQETYLDNKDEVKRLQKTNDFSRLSENENPEDAITLPPNHKSSIEEDYASTEKYEFETQKIVATTTESESNDCNTTVISKETKTNKTETIDNLKDIDTIEGFKQFNDSVS; this is encoded by the exons ATGCTGGAAACGGGAAGAAGAACTGTAATTAATACGTCTCAGCTTGGACTTTATTCCGATCACGGCGATCGATACTATAGAAGTCGATACAGTTCTATTACGAGGAAATTTGTAATTGGAGTTATGGTGGTAGTGGCAGTAGCATTA GtcggaatatttttatacgactTCACATCCGCTTCATCAGTGAACAGCAAACTGAATCAGGAAACAAAGCATATGTACATCTTGCAAAATGCTCTTAAGAAACCTTCGAACTTtacgaaaaaattgtttaactcGACTGTTCCGCCAGAAATGAATAGAACCAGTTCCATTTACATTCAAGATCGTTTAGACAATGATGGGAATCTGTTCCTTTACGATGAAACGACCGATCAGAAAGTAGCTGACGCAGAATTTAAGTCTCAGAACCTGAATAACTTCAAGCTAAGGAAAAGAGTGCTGAAATCGGTGGAGAACAAGGTGGACGAGTCGGCAGAAGGGAAACAATTGTTCGACAATCATGCAATTGTTTATCGTGTGAGACAAAG GCACAAGTACCCAGAGTTGGAAGAAGATGGAAGTTCAGAGGAGAATCGACCTCTTCCTTTTCATTGGGAATTGAAGACACCACAACCAACTGCCTTTAAACGTCCAAGATACCCTCAACTCACCCAGTACAGATATCCATACGCTTCTAGAAATATTCAGGATATCATCAAATATCTGACGAACGACGCTGACTTATCAAATAGAGGCATCAAGTTCACTGGCGTGTACGTGAATCCAAAGAAATACGATTTGTATCCTGGAGCAGGAGAGATGATGTCCAACAGCGATAGGTCGGAAGAAGATGAAAGTCAACCTTATCCGCTAAACGAAGATCCGTTTTATCAGTATAAACCGAAACATCCGGCGGACGTGAATTTATTGGCTACGTCCAATGTCAG ATTTTCACCGACAGGTCTTCACAGATACAACTACGATGCTTACGGACGGCcatctaattattataaaccGACGTCGATTGAATCCATGTACGAAAATCCAGCTTCCTATCCGAGTAATTATGGAAAGAAGCGGAAACCGCAGCCGTTCAGTGTTATGTTGGACATTTATCCCATCACCGACATTACAGAgcaaaataaaaagacaaacAGGCCGAAACAAGTGCCTGTGGACGATTACGAACTGCGAAGACCGATTCAATATAACAGAGGGCCGAAGTTTCATTCTCCACTCCCGCAATCATTGACGGGAATGTCTACTCACAATCAGGCAATGAccgacgaagaagaaaggcAGCAGatgatatttcatttgaatCTATATCCAAGGAAGAAAAGCAAGATGAGCag GTACGATATTATTCACAGATCGGAATCCATGGCACCAGAAGATCGACAACAATTCGTGGATAAAGTATGGTCACCTTTAGAGACGATAGCCAAACATTTAGCTGTAGAACAATCAAAGTTCATGGATCAGGATAATGAAAGATCTAATCTTGCTGCCACACGATATCAAGAAACTTATCTCGATAACAAAGACGAGGTAAAAAGATTACAAAAGACAAACGATTTTTCAAGATTAAGTGAGAACGAAAACCCGGAAGACGCCATCACTCTCCCACCTAACCATAAATCAAGCATAGAGGAAGATTACGCTAGTACCGAAAAGTACGAATTCGAGACTCAGAAAATTGTAGCAACTACCACGGAGAGTGAATCGAATGACTGTAATACGACTGTCATTTCGAAAGAAACTAAAACCAATAAAACGGAAACTATCGACAATTTAAAGGACATTGACACCATTGAAGGATTTAAACAATTCAACGATAGTGTCTCTTAA